One segment of Accipiter gentilis chromosome 26, bAccGen1.1, whole genome shotgun sequence DNA contains the following:
- the CATSPER3 gene encoding cation channel sperm-associated protein 3 — MDVSYPADIKGRVYVSAARSEDLSQSWTLWLLGSRKFTTLVIPIISHQRHLPGRGDHLPLPVVLGYLFRGSGSHRQLPGLTASSLQVTDVFFVAVFSTTELLLNLYADPITCWKSGSNISDAAVLLIAFLPHVLPVDITPRTHPEGATKGLQTLRMLQIIKYSGGMRTLGQTVQTVMYALILLLLLMFVFAILGHGWYGDPKTGDAESWGSLKAALFTLFNLVAVRFTSSHVDIVLFILLGNFIIFNMLIALLITRTQDLTQKYEQDCKAAKAAAVWAKKQKILKKEGKNVSNQVTLEQQITKITQGEDFSQLLADVKKTLRHSSIIITQGLCFTVPFIDLHLPFLDLQVDTLNRLQHHCYEHTGVLREIVEVMKEKSLLDHEKMKS; from the exons TGCTGGGCAGCCGCAAATTCACGACGCTCGTGATCCCCATCATCTCCCATCAACGCCATCTCCCTGGCCGTGGAGACCACCTACCGCTGCCGGTCGTGCTGGGGTACCTTTTTCgag GGTCTGGCAGCCACAGGCAGCTACCTGGGCTCACCGCCTCCTCTCTCCAGGTCACAGATGTCTTCTTCGTCGCTGTTTTTTCCACCACCGAGCTTTTGCTGAACCTGTATGCAGATCCCATCACCTGCTGGAAGAGCGGCTCCAACATCTCGGATGCTGCCGTCCTCCTCATTGCCTTCCTCCCACACGTCTTGCCCGTGGACATCACCCCTCGTACGCACCCGGAGGGGGCGACCAAAGGTCTCCAAACCCTCCGCATGCTCCAGATCATCAAGTACAGCGGTGGGATGAGG ACTCTTGGCCAGACGGTACAGACAGTGATGTATGCCCtcatcctgctgctcctgctgatgTTCGTGTTTGCCATTTTGGGACATGGATGGTATGGAGATCCCAAAACTGGAGACGCTGAAAGCTGGGGCAGCTTGAAGGCTGCCCTCTTCACGCTCTTCAATTTAGTAGCCGTAA GGTTTACGAGCAGCCACGTGGACATAGTCCTGTTCATCTTGCTGGGCAACTTCATCATCTTCAATATGTTGATTGCACTTCTGATTACCAGAACCCAG GACTTGACTCAGAAGTATGAACAGGACTGCAAAGCAGCGAAGGCGGCTGCTGTTTGGGCCAAGAAACAGAAGATCCtgaaaaaggaggggaagaacGTGAGCAACCAagtcacgctggagcag caaat CACAAAAATCACTCAAGGTGAAGATTTCAGCCAGCTGCTGGCGGACGTCAAAAAGACTTTGCGCCACTCCAGTATCATCATTACACAGGGTCTTTGTTTTACCGTCCCATTTATTGATCTGCATTTGCCATTTCTGGACCTCCAGGTTGACACACTGAACAG GTTGCAACATCACTGTTATGAACATACTGGTGTATTGAGAGAGATTGTGGAAGTCATGAAAGAAAAATCGTTGCTAGATCATGAGAAGATGAAAAGTTAA